A portion of the Hyalangium minutum genome contains these proteins:
- the cglE gene encoding adventurous gliding motility protein CglE, which translates to MRKSVLVAALALSTTALAATPPEGVEYKPRRGFFTETDIGMFFTLGGENTYSNAQSYLQLGVGYDLTETLSLGLHFGLGSSAANCFAGYLPDSDICALSDNFTVAFGDMTAAYHVRMTDRFYLTPKVAAGYTRLDPAPVDVSGDPSRTLHALNAGVGIGIEYGTMMDHFSVGADFLARYVFGPNIPTFALFPRVKYTF; encoded by the coding sequence GTGAGGAAGTCCGTTCTCGTCGCCGCGCTCGCGCTGTCCACCACCGCCCTGGCGGCCACGCCCCCCGAGGGTGTGGAGTACAAGCCCCGCCGTGGCTTCTTCACCGAGACGGACATCGGCATGTTCTTCACGCTCGGCGGGGAGAACACGTACTCCAACGCCCAGTCGTACCTGCAGCTGGGCGTGGGGTATGACTTGACGGAGACGCTCTCGCTGGGGCTGCACTTCGGCCTGGGCTCGTCGGCGGCGAACTGCTTCGCGGGCTACCTGCCGGACTCGGACATCTGCGCGCTGTCGGACAACTTCACCGTGGCCTTCGGGGACATGACGGCCGCGTACCACGTGCGGATGACCGACCGGTTCTACCTGACGCCCAAGGTGGCGGCTGGCTACACGCGGCTGGATCCGGCCCCGGTGGACGTCAGTGGTGATCCCAGCCGCACCCTGCATGCGCTGAACGCGGGGGTGGGCATCGGCATCGAGTACGGGACGATGATGGACCACTTCTCGGTGGGGGCGGACTTCCTGGCTCGCTACGTCTTCGGCCCGAACATCCCCACGTTCGCGTTGTTCCCGCGGGTGAAGTACACGTTCTAG
- a CDS encoding ammonium transporter — protein sequence MRKWLAVALLAGMAVLGVLQPAAQVKQGGPINAADTAWILTATALVLLMTPGLSFFYGGMVRLKNVVSTLMQSFMAMAVISLLWVVVGFSLSFGDSFHGLIGDPRTFFMFSGVGGETHPDLAPTIPLMLFALFQLKFAIITPALITGAFAERVRFKAYVIFMVLFSLFIYAPLAHWTWHPEGFLRQWGVLDFAGGTVVHMSAGFAALAGALVLGRRQVHLANVTHTPANIPFVLLGTGMLWFGWFGFNAGSALSASSAATLAFATTNTASAAAMLGWLAFDWLRGRQPSAMGACVGAVVGLVAVTPAAGFITVGQSIMVGLVASLVSNAAVHFKSRTALDDTLDVFPCHGLGGVVGMVLTGVLAKDVGLVYGQTRTFLMHLLGLVVVSVFSFVGSYLLYKLVDRIVPLRVTREQEEQGLDLSQHGETVGETAVAPAAPEAPRSEPTPPAQPGVPVPA from the coding sequence ATGAGGAAGTGGTTGGCAGTCGCGTTGCTCGCGGGGATGGCGGTACTGGGCGTGCTTCAGCCTGCGGCCCAGGTGAAGCAAGGAGGCCCCATCAACGCGGCCGACACCGCTTGGATCCTCACCGCGACGGCGCTGGTGCTGCTCATGACGCCGGGCCTGTCCTTCTTCTATGGCGGCATGGTCCGCCTGAAGAACGTGGTGTCCACCCTCATGCAGAGCTTCATGGCCATGGCGGTCATTAGTCTGTTGTGGGTAGTGGTAGGATTCAGCCTGAGCTTTGGCGACAGCTTCCACGGGCTCATCGGCGATCCGCGCACCTTCTTCATGTTCAGTGGCGTGGGCGGGGAGACGCACCCGGATCTGGCGCCCACCATCCCGCTGATGCTGTTCGCGCTGTTCCAGCTGAAGTTCGCGATCATCACCCCGGCGCTGATCACCGGCGCGTTCGCCGAGCGCGTGCGCTTCAAGGCGTACGTCATCTTCATGGTGCTCTTCAGCCTGTTCATCTACGCGCCGCTGGCGCACTGGACGTGGCACCCGGAGGGCTTCCTGCGGCAGTGGGGCGTGCTGGACTTCGCGGGCGGCACGGTGGTGCACATGTCTGCGGGTTTCGCGGCGCTGGCCGGAGCCCTGGTGCTGGGGCGGAGGCAGGTGCACCTGGCCAACGTGACGCACACGCCGGCCAACATCCCCTTCGTCCTGCTGGGCACGGGCATGCTGTGGTTCGGGTGGTTCGGGTTCAACGCGGGCTCGGCGCTGTCGGCCTCGTCCGCTGCGACGCTGGCCTTCGCGACCACGAATACGGCCTCGGCGGCGGCGATGCTGGGGTGGCTGGCCTTTGACTGGCTGCGCGGCCGTCAGCCGAGCGCCATGGGCGCCTGTGTGGGCGCAGTGGTCGGCCTGGTGGCGGTGACGCCGGCGGCCGGCTTCATCACCGTGGGCCAGAGCATCATGGTGGGCCTGGTGGCGAGCCTCGTGAGCAACGCGGCGGTGCACTTCAAGAGCCGCACCGCGCTGGACGACACGCTGGACGTGTTCCCCTGTCACGGCCTGGGCGGAGTGGTGGGCATGGTGCTCACCGGCGTGCTGGCCAAGGATGTGGGGCTCGTCTACGGCCAGACCCGCACCTTCCTCATGCACCTGCTGGGGCTGGTGGTGGTCTCGGTCTTCTCCTTCGTCGGCTCGTACCTGCTCTACAAGCTGGTGGATCGCATCGTCCCGCTGCGCGTGACGCGCGAGCAGGAGGAGCAGGGGCTCGATCTCAGCCAGCACGGTGAGACGGTGGGCGAGACCGCCGTGGCTCCTGCGGCACCGGAGGCTCCTCGTTCCGAGCCCACTCCGCCCGCTCAGCCGGGGGTACCGGTCCCCGCGTAG
- a CDS encoding AgmX/PglI C-terminal domain-containing protein has protein sequence MAAGKNNGLRLRITGPDGATMETIADAESVIVGSGAQAAVKIQDPSVSNLHVMLKVDKEGGVTAIDLGSESGTQVGGQRLMVPKMLEPGDVLTVGACRVEVVFGEVEPPAPKVPAGAQVSGTGFQGSVTQKAAVAPPVNPAKAAAPEVVVPTSSRTLTPPGLKAKVPTPVPLPKAPVPVAAKKPETPVHLQEPLPPSAMPTSEAKVLQVAMLWGDQILEVQHFREGVPVTIGEGKKNFFHVFVPEVGARHVLAVSQGDKVELRVPAGGGVFVTSQGDVRTKDALRASGQLASSVAAKGQVFTLGLHDRAEVALGTIAFVVRYVKPSPAIQARAVDEADFTYFKITCITILAAAAVVAAMLLTPRQQTASADDILQDQQRVAKFLIKPEKKIEIKKLKLAGVEEGAKAKDEEGKFGKEEAKKQEADPSKPGTPVVDKTKREKDRQVVGSVGLLGAFKGLKGGASDVFGPGGLGTGINNSLGGLKSGAGLGDAQGVGGLGTRGNGTGGGGTALGIGGLGTKGDGRGTGGHGGIDLGGKGKATTRIVPGKTTVVGGLDKDVIAKIIRQHQNEIKYCYESELNKNPSLAGKVAVAFTIDPTGAVADANVTETTLNSSTAENCMLARIRRWKFPEPKGGGVVAVTYPWLFSPAGSEGE, from the coding sequence ATGGCGGCGGGAAAGAATAACGGACTGAGGTTGCGCATCACGGGGCCTGACGGGGCCACGATGGAGACCATCGCGGACGCCGAGAGCGTCATCGTGGGCTCCGGTGCGCAGGCGGCGGTGAAGATTCAGGACCCCAGTGTCTCCAACCTCCACGTGATGTTGAAGGTGGACAAGGAGGGTGGAGTCACAGCGATCGATCTCGGCAGTGAGTCCGGGACCCAGGTCGGCGGGCAGCGGCTGATGGTGCCCAAGATGCTGGAGCCTGGAGATGTGCTCACAGTGGGGGCGTGCCGGGTGGAGGTGGTGTTCGGCGAGGTGGAGCCTCCGGCGCCCAAGGTGCCCGCGGGCGCGCAGGTGAGCGGGACGGGCTTCCAAGGCTCGGTGACACAGAAGGCCGCGGTGGCGCCTCCTGTGAACCCGGCCAAGGCTGCGGCACCCGAGGTGGTGGTGCCGACCTCGAGCCGCACGCTGACGCCTCCGGGCCTCAAGGCGAAGGTGCCGACGCCGGTGCCGTTGCCCAAGGCTCCGGTTCCGGTGGCGGCGAAGAAGCCCGAGACGCCGGTCCACTTGCAGGAGCCACTGCCTCCGAGCGCCATGCCGACGTCCGAGGCGAAGGTGCTCCAGGTGGCGATGCTCTGGGGCGACCAGATCCTCGAGGTACAGCACTTCCGTGAGGGGGTGCCGGTCACCATCGGCGAGGGCAAGAAGAACTTCTTCCACGTCTTCGTGCCCGAGGTGGGCGCTCGCCACGTGCTGGCGGTGAGCCAGGGCGACAAGGTGGAGCTGCGCGTGCCCGCGGGCGGCGGAGTCTTCGTGACCTCGCAGGGGGATGTGCGGACGAAGGACGCGCTGCGCGCCTCCGGCCAGCTGGCGTCCTCGGTGGCGGCCAAGGGCCAGGTGTTCACGCTGGGGCTGCACGACCGGGCGGAGGTGGCGCTCGGGACGATCGCCTTCGTGGTGCGCTACGTGAAGCCCTCGCCGGCCATCCAGGCGAGGGCAGTGGACGAGGCGGACTTCACCTACTTCAAGATCACCTGCATCACGATCCTCGCGGCGGCGGCGGTGGTGGCGGCGATGCTGCTGACGCCTCGGCAGCAGACGGCCTCGGCGGACGACATCCTCCAGGATCAGCAGCGGGTGGCGAAGTTCCTGATCAAGCCCGAGAAGAAGATCGAGATCAAAAAGCTGAAGCTCGCCGGAGTCGAGGAGGGCGCCAAGGCCAAGGACGAGGAGGGCAAGTTCGGCAAGGAGGAGGCGAAGAAGCAGGAGGCTGATCCCTCCAAGCCGGGCACTCCGGTGGTGGACAAGACCAAGCGCGAGAAGGACCGGCAGGTGGTGGGCAGCGTGGGCCTGCTGGGCGCCTTCAAGGGCCTCAAGGGCGGCGCCTCGGACGTGTTCGGTCCGGGCGGTCTGGGCACCGGCATCAACAACTCGCTCGGCGGCCTGAAGTCGGGCGCGGGGCTGGGGGATGCGCAGGGCGTGGGCGGGCTCGGCACACGCGGTAACGGCACGGGCGGTGGCGGCACGGCGCTGGGCATCGGCGGCCTGGGCACCAAGGGTGACGGCCGCGGCACCGGTGGCCACGGCGGCATCGATCTGGGCGGCAAGGGCAAGGCGACCACGCGCATCGTCCCGGGTAAGACGACGGTGGTGGGCGGCCTGGACAAGGACGTGATCGCCAAGATCATCCGGCAGCACCAGAACGAGATCAAATACTGCTACGAGTCCGAGCTGAACAAGAACCCGAGCCTGGCGGGCAAGGTCGCGGTGGCCTTCACCATCGACCCGACGGGCGCGGTGGCTGATGCCAACGTGACGGAGACGACGCTCAACAGCTCCACGGCGGAGAACTGCATGTTGGCGCGCATCCGCCGCTGGAAGTTCCCCGAGCCCAAGGGCGGCGGCGTGGTGGCCGTCACCTACCCGTGGCTCTTCTCGCCCGCGGGTTCCGAGGGCGAGTAA